A portion of the Algimonas porphyrae genome contains these proteins:
- a CDS encoding HWE histidine kinase domain-containing protein codes for MTEQSPSHADVDLTNCDREPIHIPGRIQSFGALLAFTPDWLVARASENATPFLGLPYDDLIGRDIGDLFSPEIVHHIRGSLQMLSHGDSVERIFGIDLRQDGTLFDLAVHLSGRTIVMEAEQHSGQSRQDYIGYIRPMIDRIRKADTIENVCAISARQIKMLTGFGRVMVYRFLEDGSGQVIAENKSQHMESFLGLRYPASDIPRQARALYSRNLLRIIADISDPGCAVLPATDASGEPLDLSLSTLRAVSPIHIEYLRNMGVGASLSISIMVQGKLWGLIACHHNTPRSLSLELRSAAELFAQLFGYILTETEAETARLHDVQARMLHDRIMAELADGQSIADNFSLFARTIKDAIPYTGIVSWTHGHFQSEGLTPTKEQFKALAHFLNTTAVSDVFATQHLSRLFAPASDYIDVAAGVLALPVSRSPRDYIVLFREPVTKDVKWGGNPEKPVTMGPNGDRLTPRESFAAWKQTVHDESRPWSERERRAADSLRVTLLEVVLRLTDAANQERTRSQQQQELLIAELNHRVRNILNLIRGLINQSSDSASVSEFTAVVGGRIHALARAHDQITNDNWQPSSARDLIETEVRAYLGTAQERVSTHGIDAMLTPEAFTTLSLVIHEMMTNAVKYGALSNETGHVAIQMTESEDGALIIDWAETGGPPVKAPTRKGFGTTITERSIAYDLKGASTIDYAVTGLRARFDIPAHVISRFRDAEAAALPEAEDRATGTLEFSGHVLIVEDNMIIALDAQDMFERLGADTIDVAPTSAEALQMIAAQTPDFALLDVNLGLETSERVATRLLELGVPFAFATGYGERTSLSDRFPDAAFLRKPYEMDTLVRLLRATG; via the coding sequence TGGGATTGCCATATGACGATCTGATCGGGCGCGATATTGGCGACCTGTTCTCACCCGAAATCGTCCATCACATCCGTGGCAGCCTTCAGATGCTCAGCCATGGGGATTCCGTCGAACGCATTTTCGGTATCGACCTGCGGCAGGATGGGACGCTCTTCGATCTGGCGGTTCACCTGTCAGGGCGGACAATCGTCATGGAAGCCGAGCAACATTCCGGACAGAGCCGACAGGATTATATCGGATATATCCGGCCCATGATCGACCGCATCAGAAAGGCGGATACGATCGAGAATGTCTGCGCGATCAGTGCGCGCCAGATCAAGATGCTGACCGGCTTCGGCCGGGTCATGGTCTACCGTTTCCTGGAGGACGGTTCCGGTCAGGTCATTGCCGAGAACAAGTCCCAGCATATGGAATCCTTCCTGGGGCTGCGCTATCCTGCGTCCGACATTCCGCGACAGGCGCGCGCCCTCTATTCCCGCAATCTGTTACGCATCATCGCCGACATTTCGGACCCGGGTTGCGCCGTTCTGCCCGCGACAGATGCCAGTGGCGAGCCGCTGGACCTGTCCCTGTCCACCCTGCGCGCCGTCTCCCCCATCCATATCGAATATCTCCGCAATATGGGGGTCGGGGCGTCCCTGTCGATCTCGATCATGGTGCAGGGCAAGCTCTGGGGACTGATCGCCTGCCATCACAATACGCCCCGCAGTCTCAGTCTGGAATTGCGCAGTGCCGCCGAGCTTTTCGCGCAACTCTTCGGGTATATCCTCACCGAAACCGAAGCCGAGACCGCCCGCCTGCACGACGTTCAGGCCCGCATGCTGCATGACCGGATCATGGCGGAACTGGCTGACGGGCAGTCGATCGCCGACAATTTCAGCCTGTTCGCTCGCACCATCAAGGACGCGATTCCCTATACGGGCATCGTTAGTTGGACGCATGGCCATTTCCAGAGCGAGGGCCTGACGCCGACGAAAGAGCAATTCAAGGCGCTCGCCCACTTTCTCAATACGACCGCGGTCTCGGACGTGTTCGCCACCCAGCATCTGTCCAGACTGTTCGCTCCGGCCAGTGACTATATCGACGTCGCGGCGGGTGTGCTGGCCCTGCCCGTATCACGCAGTCCGCGCGACTATATCGTGCTGTTCCGCGAACCCGTGACCAAGGACGTTAAGTGGGGCGGAAACCCCGAAAAACCCGTCACCATGGGCCCGAATGGCGATCGTCTGACACCGCGCGAGAGTTTCGCAGCCTGGAAACAGACGGTTCACGACGAATCCCGACCCTGGTCCGAACGGGAACGACGGGCGGCGGACTCGCTGCGCGTGACCCTGCTGGAAGTCGTTCTGCGCCTGACCGACGCCGCCAATCAGGAACGCACACGATCACAGCAGCAGCAGGAATTGCTGATCGCCGAGCTGAACCATCGGGTCCGCAATATCCTCAATCTCATACGCGGTTTGATCAATCAGTCCTCGGATAGTGCCAGCGTCTCGGAATTCACTGCTGTCGTCGGCGGGCGCATTCATGCGCTGGCCAGAGCGCATGATCAGATCACGAATGACAACTGGCAGCCTTCATCCGCGCGTGACCTGATTGAGACGGAAGTGCGGGCCTATCTCGGCACGGCGCAGGAGCGGGTTTCAACACACGGTATCGACGCCATGCTGACGCCGGAAGCCTTCACCACCCTGTCGCTGGTCATCCACGAAATGATGACTAATGCGGTAAAGTATGGCGCGCTCAGCAATGAGACCGGCCATGTTGCGATCCAGATGACTGAAAGCGAAGATGGAGCCCTGATCATCGACTGGGCGGAAACCGGGGGGCCTCCCGTCAAGGCCCCGACCCGCAAGGGGTTCGGCACGACCATTACGGAACGCTCCATTGCCTATGATCTGAAAGGCGCCTCCACCATCGACTATGCGGTAACCGGATTACGCGCCCGGTTCGACATTCCGGCTCATGTCATCTCCCGTTTTCGCGACGCCGAAGCCGCCGCTCTGCCGGAGGCCGAGGACCGTGCCACCGGGACCTTGGAGTTCTCCGGTCATGTGTTGATCGTCGAAGACAATATGATCATCGCGCTGGATGCGCAGGACATGTTCGAGCGGCTCGGAGCCGACACGATCGACGTCGCGCCGACAAGCGCCGAAGCCTTGCAGATGATCGCCGCACAGACGCCCGATTTTGCCCTGCTCGATGTCAATCTTGGCCTCGAGACCAGCGAACGCGTCGCAACCAGATTGCTGGAACTGGGCGTCCCGTTTGCCTTTGCGACAGGCTATGGCGAACGCACCTCACTGTCGGACAGATTTCCGGACGCTGCCTTTCTGCGCAAACCCTATGAGATGGACACGCTGGTCCGGCTGCTCCGCGCAACGGGCTGA
- a CDS encoding biliverdin-producing heme oxygenase, whose product MSLRMRLRTETRAAHEQLDHIADGLDLTMRRDYIRFLLAHRRAYAALHAARIGLTDLLARRISQVDQDLAHFDIDATADATEDLPIDPDIEMIGLSYVILGSHLGAVQIAKQVGRSDDLSLRAATTMLTDQTLAPLWRDFVQASRNLPDTGADADRIILSATHTFSLFEAAFRSVIDADAA is encoded by the coding sequence ATGTCACTTCGCATGCGATTACGGACGGAAACGCGCGCCGCGCATGAGCAGCTCGACCATATTGCCGACGGGCTCGATCTGACGATGCGCCGCGACTATATCCGGTTTCTGCTGGCGCATCGCAGAGCCTATGCCGCCCTGCATGCAGCGCGGATCGGATTGACGGATCTTCTGGCGCGTCGGATCAGCCAAGTGGATCAGGATCTGGCGCATTTCGATATCGACGCCACAGCCGATGCGACAGAGGACTTACCCATTGACCCAGACATTGAGATGATCGGGCTATCCTATGTCATTCTCGGATCGCATCTGGGTGCGGTGCAGATTGCGAAGCAGGTGGGTAGGAGTGACGATCTTTCGCTTCGCGCAGCGACAACCATGCTGACGGATCAGACGCTCGCACCCTTGTGGCGTGATTTCGTGCAGGCGAGTCGCAACCTGCCCGACACGGGCGCGGATGCGGACCGGATCATTCTCTCCGCGACGCACACATTCAGCCTGTTCGAGGCGGCCTTTCGCTCTGTGATCGATGCAGACGCGGCCTGA
- the yidD gene encoding membrane protein insertion efficiency factor YidD, whose product MIRRLPLLLCLALLRLYKLTLSPVLKAVGVRCRHYPECSDFMAGAMRRHGVWAGGWMGLARLLRCQPWGTCGHDPVPEAMTGRWFTPWEYGRWR is encoded by the coding sequence ATGATCCGGCGTCTTCCACTCTTGCTCTGCCTGGCTTTGCTGCGGCTCTATAAGTTGACTCTGTCGCCTGTGCTGAAGGCGGTCGGCGTGCGCTGTCGGCATTATCCGGAATGCTCCGACTTCATGGCCGGGGCGATGCGCCGCCACGGCGTCTGGGCCGGGGGCTGGATGGGGCTGGCCCGCCTGCTGCGTTGTCAGCCCTGGGGCACATGCGGCCACGATCCTGTCCCGGAGGCGATGACGGGACGCTGGTTCACACCGTGGGAATATGGACGCTGGCGGTGA